The Chaetodon auriga isolate fChaAug3 chromosome 4, fChaAug3.hap1, whole genome shotgun sequence region ACTTTCACCCACTCTGGGTTGTTGTTGACAACTACTCCAGAGGTCGTGGTCCACTCCTTCCCCAGGCCGCCAACATACAGGTGCTCATCCTTCACTGCCAGCCACTCTGCCTTGAATCCTTTAGGCAAAACAAGGTCCGATTAGTGAGAAGTAACGACTGCCGAGCTTTCCAAAGTTACAAAGTCACTGTCGTTTCTGTGTTGCTAAATGTTTCTACTGATTTTCCAACGACAGTGCAcaagaaacactgacatgatctGAGACAGGCTGCGGTGCTTGTCTCTGGGCTACATTTCTATGTTTCTTTACATATATGCAACGGATAGAGGTAAGATGTCTACTGCAGACTGACCTTTGGAGACTGAGCCGTCGCCGTCAGGTAATATAACCCAGGGGATAGCCTGGCTGCCCTCGATCCTGTAAACCACACCTGTACGGTCGTCCACACTGTACAGGTGACCATTGAACACCACCAGCTCAGACAGCTCCATACCTGCAGCACAGTTCGTCAATCAaacattgaggcaactcacaTGCTGAtgtaacaacacaaacatggtgGACATGTGAAAGTGTAACAGAGCAGTGTGTCTTCCCGCCTGCTTCTACCTCGTCCTTTCTCAGCCAGATGACTCTCCAGAATGACTGTCTCGTCCCACTCCACCTTGAGTCTGTCTGCACTATCTGAAACCGTCAGGTAGCCTCTTTTCATGTAGCTGAACCACGTCTGATCCTTAGAGCTACGAGACGCCGTGTCCAGGTCTGCGATCACAGCGATACGGTAACGGATTCCATGCTTTGTCTTCACTGGTGGGCTTAACGGGTATGTGTCGTTGTAAggtttttcccttttctgctgACGGGGAAGGCTCTGTGCAGTTTGTCTGCTCGCGTCCCTGAAGATGTCATCCTCACCTTCCCTGTGTATCTGCAAACTGTGAACCCTGTTGCGGTAGTAGCCTCTGGTAGCAGTGTCTCTGTCCCCCACTGTCCGGTGCAGGTAAAGCATGAGCACCAAAGCCAGCAGGGTCGCCACAGTGATCGCTCGCCACTTAGGGTGGAAGCGGGGGTCTGAGGTAGCAGCTTGCGTCATGGACGCCAAGGCCAGGGGGAGGCCTCGGACGGCAACACCGAAGGAGGTCATGGGAGTATCGTCTTCATCCTCACTCTCAGGCTTGGACTGGGGGTGATGACCACTATAGCCTGGGACTGAGCACAGAGAGGCGCATTAGCCGAGCAGCATGATGTCGGATGTGCTATGACAAAACtaacaaaaagaggaaactgCAATTACAAAAACTGTAAGACAAGAAGTCCTGCAATTATTTTCAgcacacaaatcaaaacattatttGTAACTGCTTGTTGTGGTGAATTCCATCAAAAATCTTTATAAAGCTTGActacaaaacactgaacacaataGCTGGGGAGGATGAAAGAATGACGACGGGGGAGGAGAACAACATGGTGGAAAAATAGGCTGTTGTTCCTATTGTTCTTTATTCACAACAGAGCTTTGTTGTGCTGTTCAAGCAAAACCTCCCATATGCATACTGAGTAGGTAGCAGGCACGTCCAACTTCCTCAGGACATTACATAATTAACCTCCCTAGGACGTTATATAATTAACCTTTAATTAACCTCGAAATGATTTTATCACATGGATTTACAAACAAGTAAactttgctgtatttttctcttcagATCGACGTAGACTTGGCTGTGTTAAGCCCTTGTCTACTTTTCATTTGAGTAACAAGTGGACTTTTCAATCATTTGAGGCCCAGAGCTGGTAGAGCATGCAAACAGACACCCTGCCCGTTGAAATACGAGAGGTGTGTGAGAACACGAGTGCCAAGGTGACCCTCAACCTTTCTTTGTCAAGGGCAACCAACAGGTATGGTAAACAAGCTTCAGCACAATTGGCGTAGAGCTCCCTGAACCGCACTGCACTGAATCATACAATGTGGTTTCTCCTTGCTTAAAGTACTGTGTATTTAAAACTGTCATCTCTGACGGGCCTCTCTTGGGTGCTGAAAACAAATCTTGAAAAATTACCTCCCTTTAACAGCAGTGCAACAAAACCACACGCAGTACTTCAGGCCTTTATTCCTGCAGTTCAGACAGCGATTTCCTGAAAAAATAGACCACTTCCCTTGTAATTACAAATGACGGCTTGAGACTGAAATGTATGATTGTGCCATAATATCGCACAAAGTTAGCACGATAACAATGGCAGCTTCAAAATGAATGGGATCTTGAGCTGTGGACAGTAACGCAACTCTAAATTACACATTTATGGTGGAGCTGAAGCAATATCTTGTgggactgacactgacactgagcaATTATGTAATTACACACATAAATTAACACCATTCAGCAACCCAAACGATATGTCACAACAACCTCAACCAAATGTCTGTCTCTAACGTCAGCCTAAGGAAACTGCTAAGTCCGACTCAGCGACCACGTTCTCAAAGATATCAGTGTTAACACAAAATATCTGCCAAGACGCTGCTCGGTACTCCTGAAGTGGACCACATGATGTTCCATCACATAAAGCTGCACGGCATTACTttccccctctgcctcctcaaCCACTTTCTAAACAAGTTCACACTCCTCGACTGACATgctctttaacacacacacacacacacacacacacacacacacacacacattaaattgGCAAACTCTTGGCCACCAAATAATGCCCTTATTGTCAGCATTACATGCATGGCTCCTCTTTCCCATCCCTCCACAGCACAGACCCAAACACAGGCTCGCTGTACGCTACATGAAGAATTCAATTATTCACCCTTCCgtcgcctctcctctcctgaacACGCTGTAACCATCATGTTGTTCTCCTTTGCACGCATGCCATTACGCAGTCCACATCCCTTCAGCCCTCAGTCCCACGTGAATAACTGATCTCTGTCTCACCAAGtctcctccttttgtctccACTGCACTACCTCAAGTTTCTACCTCTTGTCGCAGAGCCGAGACAGGAAGGCAGGTTTtgctaaaactaaaacaaaaattGGTCTTTCAGGAAGAACAGGTTG contains the following coding sequences:
- the cant1b gene encoding soluble calcium-activated nucleotidase 1b isoform X1, which codes for MRAKENNMMVTACSGEERRRKVPGYSGHHPQSKPESEDEDDTPMTSFGVAVRGLPLALASMTQAATSDPRFHPKWRAITVATLLALVLMLYLHRTVGDRDTATRGYYRNRVHSLQIHREGEDDIFRDASRQTAQSLPRQQKREKPYNDTYPLSPPVKTKHGIRYRIAVIADLDTASRSSKDQTWFSYMKRGYLTVSDSADRLKVEWDETVILESHLAEKGRGMELSELVVFNGHLYSVDDRTGVVYRIEGSQAIPWVILPDGDGSVSKGFKAEWLAVKDEHLYVGGLGKEWTTTSGVVVNNNPEWVKVVGYHGDVEHENWVPYYDALRSSTGIQPPGYLIHESAAWSERLQHWFFLPRRASHERYEETADERRATNLLLSCPADFSSTSVRHVGPLNPTHGFSSFKFVPDTDDQIILALKSEEDAGRIATYIIAFTLDGQVLMPETKIGDVKYEGLEFI
- the cant1b gene encoding soluble calcium-activated nucleotidase 1b isoform X2 translates to MTSFGVAVRGLPLALASMTQAATSDPRFHPKWRAITVATLLALVLMLYLHRTVGDRDTATRGYYRNRVHSLQIHREGEDDIFRDASRQTAQSLPRQQKREKPYNDTYPLSPPVKTKHGIRYRIAVIADLDTASRSSKDQTWFSYMKRGYLTVSDSADRLKVEWDETVILESHLAEKGRGMELSELVVFNGHLYSVDDRTGVVYRIEGSQAIPWVILPDGDGSVSKGFKAEWLAVKDEHLYVGGLGKEWTTTSGVVVNNNPEWVKVVGYHGDVEHENWVPYYDALRSSTGIQPPGYLIHESAAWSERLQHWFFLPRRASHERYEETADERRATNLLLSCPADFSSTSVRHVGPLNPTHGFSSFKFVPDTDDQIILALKSEEDAGRIATYIIAFTLDGQVLMPETKIGDVKYEGLEFI